The nucleotide sequence CAGCTTCCGTCTCGATGGCGTCGCTGTGGCGGGCTCCTTGTTTGGTTGCCGATCCGCTCGGTTCATTACTGTCCTATCTCGATGGGGACGATGCAAAAAAGATCACGGAATCGGGTCTGGGTGGTTGCATGCTGGGTACGGACCGACAGTCGGACGGGTTTTCAGTCAGAGGTCGTCACTGCATCCGGATAGCAACAGCCAAAGGTCGATGCCGACTACGAACGGCCGTGCAGATTGTGGGCTATCGACCGCGTGTCGAGGAACCAGCCGCGCTCCTGGTGAGTCGCGACGCCGATGTCCAACGCATCTGGCTCGAACCTGGCGTCGAACTCACGTACACCCTGGCGAACCGCCACTGTGCAGGGACGGTCGACGACGGGACGCACATCGCCTGTGATAATGCAACGGCCCCGTACTGTTCGAGCCATACCGACCGCTGGCCGTGTGCTCGGTGTCAGGGGGAGTGCACGCTACCAGTAGCATCCTGTCGTGAGGAACACGCCATCTATCTCGCGGCGTTCGCGCCGGACGCGTTCAAGGTCGGCGTCACCCGCTCGTGGCGACTCGAAACCCGTCTCCGCGAGCAGGGGGCCGATCGTGCGGCACACATACGAACCGTCGAAAACGGTCGAACCGCCCGCCGGATCGAACGCGATATCGCGACCGCTGTCGGCGACAGCGTCCGGGTCGACCGCAAGCGGCGGGGACTTCATCGGACCGTCGATAGTGACGCCTGGGAGCGACTACTCGCGGACTTCGAAGTCATCGAGCGCTTTGCCTTCGAGCACGGGCTGGAGCTGACGGAGCGACCGGTCGCGGAGACGTTGGCAACGGGGACGGTTCGCGGGACCAAAGGGCGGTTGCTGGTCATCGAATACGGCGGGAGTACCTATGGAGTGGATATGCGGGACCTAGTCGGATTCGAACTGCACGACGGCAAGACCGATCGAAATCTGCAGGCAAGCCTCGGCTCGTTCTCGTGATGGACAACGCGAACGGCCGCTCGCCTTTTCAGTCGACATCGGACGGCAACGCTTTTCCGACGCCATCGCAAATTTCGCCCCATGACGGACGACGCCGAGGAGCCGACTGAATCGGATGGAGAATCAGGCGACGACGAACAGTCGTTCCGTGAGCGTGTCGAGGAGATCCGCCAGGAACGCGCTGAGGAAGGGAGCGAGGACATGGACATGGAGGATCGACGCGAGCGCATGGAGGAGGCCATGGGTGGCGGCGGTCCCGGCGGTATGGGTGGCGGCAACCCGTTTGCCCAGATGATGAGCGGCATGATGGGTGGCGGACCGGGCGGTCCCGGCGGACGTGGCCCCGGGCAGATGGGTCCCGAAGACGAGAGCGAGACCGGCGGGAACGAGGAACTCACCCGGGAAGTTCGCAAGCTCCGGGACGAAGTCCACGACGTGCGACGGGAACTCGGACGGATCGCCGACGCCCTCGAAGAGTAGCTGGTTGTCCTGCCGTTTCGTCGAGAATGTCACATTCCACGCGGTATACGTTATTTTCCGCTGATCGAAACGACTATTGGCTCGCTCGTTGCATATAAACCACGTAGATGGAGTCTTCCCGTCCGCGGTCGTGGATTCCGATAGTGGGGTTCGCCATCTTGCTGATCGGTAGTAGCGTCGCGGTCGGGGTCTGGGTCAGTGCTGACTCTCAAGCCCCGAACTTTGCGGGGTCCGTCAGCGAGCGATACGATTCCCTCGATGGATTTTCAGCCGAAAAGCGGACTGTGATCCATCGTGAAAACCGGACGTTCCGCTCGCTGGATCACGTCTCTCGACGGCCGGGGACGGGGCAGTTTCGCATCGAGGACATCACGGATAATCTGACGGCTCGGGAAATACAGGTCTCCGATGGGAACACGCTATGGATCTATACGCACGGCGAGAGCGAAGCGAAACGGATCGACGGCGTGAACACCTCTCGATCGCTCCCGTCGCGTCTCGATCGATTGTTTTCGGTTGTCGAACGCGGGGCTTCGGCGGACGGGACCACTCACGACATTGAACCACTGCCTTTCGTGCCGGAAGGAAGCGACCGGACGGATGGAACCGCCGGATCGATGGCAGTGAGTTACGAGGGGGTCGAAACCGTCGACGGTAGGCCGACGTACGTGTTGTCTCTACACTCCAACGCCACCACGGCGGGCGTCGTCGAGGACTTCGAGCAACGATTGTGGATCGACAAGGAGTGGTACGTTCCGCTCAAGCGGACGACCGAGTACGTCCGGGACGGCGACGCCGTTTCGATAACCGTCTCGTACCGAAACGTGACGTTCAATCCCGGCTTGCCCGCGGACACGTTCCAGTTTGACCCGCCATCGAACGTGACTGTCGTCGACGCCGATAGCACACGACAGGAGCAGTTCGTCGATATCGCCGGTCTCCGTGCTGTCGCGTCGTTTTCAGTTCCAGATCCGGACGTTCCCGAAACGTTCCGGCTGGTCGAAGCGACACAGACTGTGACCGACCGCGTCCGAAGTATCGGCCTCAAGTATGCGAACGAAACGGCTGTCCTGTCGGTCTCGAAGAGTAACCTCACCGGATACGTCCCGAATACGGACGGACAGGCGGTACCGGTCGGCGACTACGATGCAACGCTTCGCAACCTTGGCACCGAGTTGCGCGTCTCCTGGACGACGCCAAACGCCCGGTACTCGGTTGCCGGGAGCGGCGTTTCGAAGTCGGTACTCGTTGAGTTCGCCCGTTCCGTCGCAAGAGCGGACTCCTGACTGCCTTCTCGGCCGGCCGTGAGTCCCTGCAATCCCCACGTAAGCCAGTCGCACTTCAATTCGCCACGAGCGGGCCGGCGAGGCTTGAATCACGTCCAGACGTGCTCGCTTCATTGTGCGCGACTGGTCTCCGTCAAACCCTTTCGCCGACGCACAGCAGACGCTCGCGAGTTTGCGAGCGCCAGAGAGAGCGGGCCGGAAGGGATTTGAACCGCGCCGAGACATTCCGGGTCGCTCGCTCCGCTCGCTTCCCGGGCTGTGACTCGTCTACTTCAAATCCCTTCATAGCGCATTTGCTGCTCGCGGGTTGCTCGCAGCAAAATGCTACGGGCCGGAAGGGATTTGAACCCCTGACCGTCTGATTAAGAGTCAGACGCTCTGCCGGACTGAGCTACCGGCCCCAAGCACTCATGGGTTTCGTCGGGCGATTCAAATACGTTTCCTTTCGGGCTGGGCAGTCGCACTCGGGCGGCGGCTTCGGGGAGTTTTTCGAATCGAGAACAACCTCGATGATATAAGAGTCTGGGATCCTTCGGTTTCGTCACTATGAGTAGCGGAATCACGATGGCGACAATGTCTTCGTATGCTATCTTGGGGTGTGGAAGTGTCGGCCACGCCGTCGCGGAAGAACTCGAAATGGAAGGCAAAGACGTCCTCATTTTGGACCGCGACGAGAGCCGCGTCGAAGCCCTCCGAGATCAGGATCTCAATGCCAAGACCGCGGACATCCGTGACGAGTCGATCGTCGACGAACTCGCCGACCGGGACGTCGTGTTGATTCTCTCTTCGGACGTCGAGGCCAACGAGGTCGCCGTCGAGAACCTCCGGACACACAACGACGAGCAGTTCATCGTCGCCCGTGCATCCGATCCGGTATCTGCGGATGATCTTTCGGAACTCGGCGCGAACGTCGTCATCAATCCGTCTGCAGTGATCGCCGATTCGGCACTCCGCGCACTCGAAACCGGCGAACTCGAACATAAAGCCCGCCAGCTCGCTGCCGTCATTGATTCGACCGACGAGCGGATGGCGATCTTGATCCATCGCGGCCCCGATCCGGACTCGATCGCCAGTGCGGTCGCACTGCAGGCCATCGCCGAACACCGTGACGTCGAGGCGGATGTCATCTACGAGGGTGAGATCGGACATCACGAAAATCGCGCGTTCGTCAATCTTCTCGGTCTCGAACTCGTATCGAGCGCGTCGGTCGACCTCGCTGATTACGATACGTCCGCCCTCGTCGATTATGCGAAAAGCGGCGAACTCTCCTCGAACGTTTCCGGGCCGATCGACATCGTCATCGATCACTACGAGGTCGAAACCGAGATGGACGCTGAATTCACGGACGTCCGGCCCAACGTCTCGGCCACCTCGACCATCCTCACGAAATACGTCCAGGAGTTCGATCTCAGCCTCGATCAGGAAGTCGCTACCGCGCTTCTGTATGGCATTCGCGCCGAGACGCTTGACTTCAAGCGCGACACGACGCCGGCTGATCTGACTGCCGCTGCCTATCTGTATCCGTTCGCGGATCACGACACCCTCGAACAGGTCGAATCGCCGAGTATGAGTCCGGAGACGCTGGATGTCCTCGCCGAGGCGATCCGGAACCGACAGGTCCGCGGCAGTCACCTGGTCTCGAACGCGGGGTTCATCCGCGACCGCGACGCCCTCACCCAAGCCGCTCAACAACTCCTCAATCTCGAAGGGATCACGACGACTGCGGTGTTCGCTATCGCCGACGACACGATCTACCTGGCCGCCCGCTCGAAGGATATCCGGATGAACATTGGCAACGTCTTAGAGGAGGCCTTCAGCGACATCGGCGAAACCGCCGGGCACTCCACAGATGCCAGCGTCGAAATCCCACTCGGTATCTTTACCGGGATCGAAACGAGCGACGACAATCGGGACACTTTGCTCGAACTCACTGAGGAAGCCGTTCGGTCGAAGCTCTTCGAGGCGATGGGCGTCGAAGGAAGCGACAGTTCAAACGGAAGTTGAGCCGAAAATACGCAGTCACGCGACGATGTCTTCACTGGAG is from Halorhabdus sp. BNX81 and encodes:
- a CDS encoding DUF2797 domain-containing protein, coding for MQIVGYRPRVEEPAALLVSRDADVQRIWLEPGVELTYTLANRHCAGTVDDGTHIACDNATAPYCSSHTDRWPCARCQGECTLPVASCREEHAIYLAAFAPDAFKVGVTRSWRLETRLREQGADRAAHIRTVENGRTARRIERDIATAVGDSVRVDRKRRGLHRTVDSDAWERLLADFEVIERFAFEHGLELTERPVAETLATGTVRGTKGRLLVIEYGGSTYGVDMRDLVGFELHDGKTDRNLQASLGSFS
- a CDS encoding DHH family phosphoesterase, whose protein sequence is MSSGITMATMSSYAILGCGSVGHAVAEELEMEGKDVLILDRDESRVEALRDQDLNAKTADIRDESIVDELADRDVVLILSSDVEANEVAVENLRTHNDEQFIVARASDPVSADDLSELGANVVINPSAVIADSALRALETGELEHKARQLAAVIDSTDERMAILIHRGPDPDSIASAVALQAIAEHRDVEADVIYEGEIGHHENRAFVNLLGLELVSSASVDLADYDTSALVDYAKSGELSSNVSGPIDIVIDHYEVETEMDAEFTDVRPNVSATSTILTKYVQEFDLSLDQEVATALLYGIRAETLDFKRDTTPADLTAAAYLYPFADHDTLEQVESPSMSPETLDVLAEAIRNRQVRGSHLVSNAGFIRDRDALTQAAQQLLNLEGITTTAVFAIADDTIYLAARSKDIRMNIGNVLEEAFSDIGETAGHSTDASVEIPLGIFTGIETSDDNRDTLLELTEEAVRSKLFEAMGVEGSDSSNGS
- a CDS encoding outer membrane lipoprotein carrier protein LolA encodes the protein MGFAILLIGSSVAVGVWVSADSQAPNFAGSVSERYDSLDGFSAEKRTVIHRENRTFRSLDHVSRRPGTGQFRIEDITDNLTAREIQVSDGNTLWIYTHGESEAKRIDGVNTSRSLPSRLDRLFSVVERGASADGTTHDIEPLPFVPEGSDRTDGTAGSMAVSYEGVETVDGRPTYVLSLHSNATTAGVVEDFEQRLWIDKEWYVPLKRTTEYVRDGDAVSITVSYRNVTFNPGLPADTFQFDPPSNVTVVDADSTRQEQFVDIAGLRAVASFSVPDPDVPETFRLVEATQTVTDRVRSIGLKYANETAVLSVSKSNLTGYVPNTDGQAVPVGDYDATLRNLGTELRVSWTTPNARYSVAGSGVSKSVLVEFARSVARADS